The nucleotide sequence CTGCCGTCGATGTTCCGCAAAGCCGAGGAGACGACGTCACAGTATGAAGAAATCACACTCTGGGACCGCTGGCCCTGGCTGATCATCGTCTTCAGCCTGCTTACAACCGAATGGGTGATCCGCAAAATTAATGGCCTGCCGTGATCGTCAGCTGGCCGCGGAAGATCGCGGTCACAGGAAATCGTCAATCACGCACCACAGGCCCGCAGCGTTTCGACAGGAGGCGCGTTCCCGCTAACGCGGTCAGGAAATTTTGGAATTGCGGCGTGTCGATTGCTATGATTTCTGCGATCGGAGCAGCTTCTCGCCGACTCGATCATGCGGCCGTGTCATCACGCGGGTGACGGTGATACGTCGTCCAGCGTTGCCAGAAGATCTGTGATCTCAAAGTGAGGAAGATTGAGCCATGACGCAACTCACTCCCGAAGGTCAGCGGACTGTCCAGGAATTATCGGACCGTCATGGATTCAGTCCGGATGCTGTGACAGAAATGTTGCTGGCGCTGCGGAATGGCAACGGCTCGATGGCTCAGTTCAGCCATTCTGAGTTCGGGGGCTCGGGCCAGTGGATGCGCGGCGGGATGATCATGATCGGCGATCTGTTCAACAACGGACTGAAAAGCCGCGTCGATGCGTTGTGCGTTGATATCGCGAATCTGCTCACCAATGAACCAGGCTTAGTCGGAAGCGGCAGCTTTCAGCATCAATCGCAGTCGGGTGGTGACCACCCGTCCTACCAGTCGCAATCCGCGAATACGTCACCTGCTGATCACGTTGTTCCGGGTGACTCCCGCTTGTTCCGGGCAGATCCCTCCTCGAACTGGTGGCCAGCGGAATTGGGGTCGCCGACCGCTTCCGGAAGCCAAAACCAGATGCGCTACGCCTACTTTGCGAACCCGCGACGACTGGCCGTTGACGCGGGGGGCGAAGTCTGGGTGTACGACACGCAGGACCATCAGATCGGCGGCTTTGCACAACAGCAAGGGGGAGACCCGTCGATTTCGTTCACGAGTCAATACGGCAAAGTGAATCTGGCGACACTTCCCGTCATTTCACGCAACGGTCAGACGGTCGGAGCCTCGCAGGCAACGACACGATCGACGGCGGGGACGAATGAAGCGCTTGCGCCAGGTTCCGGTGCACCGACGGACATCTATCAAGCGATTGAAAAGCTGGCGGCCTTGAAAGAGAGTGGAATTCTGACCCCGGAAGAATTCACTACGAAGAAGGCGGAACTGCTGGCGCGGCTCTGAACCCGGCCCTACCTGAACCTCAGGCTGCTTTCGTGTCACCTGAACCTTCCGCAGGGGGTGTGATTTGTTGCGGAGCGTTGTCTGTTGGAGGTCCGGCGTCCGCGCTGAGGGCCTCTTCTTCCTTGATCAAGGTCAGGGCTTGAACGACCGCTGGCGGATCTGCGGGGACTTCGGGAACCACTTGCTGCGTGTGCAATCGGAACCGCCGGCTGAGCGACTCAATCCGGCGAATCTCTTGTTCGAGATAATGAACTTCATCCTGCTTTTTCTCGAGCCGAATCCGTAGCGTCTCAATCCGCCGTTCTGGCGAGCCCCCGAACAGACGTGCGATGCATTCGAACGTCACCACCGATTGCCAGGTACGAAGGGCGACACCGCGCAGTCGATACAGATTGGCGGCCTTGGTGACCTGGTTGAGCCTGAGATGATGCCCCAGCTGCATAGTGGCGAGGAACCCGAAAATTGGCAGCAGGATGATCAGAACTTCCAGGAAATGCTCTTTGCAGTAATCCAGCTTACTGCGAGAGATCGCCGCCATCACGATGAATTCGGCAGTGAAGGCCGACCAGATCAGACCGCTTGCCGCCGCCGTCAAGTCGGCGAAGAGTTCATCTTCCGCAACACGCTGGGCGAAAACGTATTCGGTGAGCAGCAGCGGCAGAACCAGCAGCGCCATGATGACCATGGGAATGCGCAGGGCGGTCTGTATCTTCCGCTCCAGTTCGTACCCGACGCGCTGCCAGCCTAAGTACGGAAGCCAGATTCGCTGATTGGTTTCGTGGTCGTGAGCCGCCAGTCGCAAGGGCGGAAACAGCGCATAGACCCAGTGATATCCCCGATCGCGACTCTGTAAGCGTGTGGCCCAGTAACAATCGACCCAGTACGCCGGATACAGTCCGACGAAACCAAGCAGGCAGCCCGAGACGATCGCTACCTGTTCAGGATGATCGATGAAATGGAACACACCTGCCAGCAAAAGCAACGAAAGGATCGACAACCAGAACATTTCTGGTGCAGTCCGTTCGTCCCAGCGGCGCAGTTCAGCACCGTCTGACTTCGCTGCAGGTTTACCGAAGTTCACAAAGGCATCCTTGCCGGGTGAATCAAATCCTGGCGGATTCTCTCACGGGGCGGCGAATGCGACAAGAGGGGTATTGCCCTTGTTTTCGCTCCTTTTGAAGCGGATTCACGCCATAATCGCCGATCACCACATCACCAGTTTGCCATCCAGCGTGCGGATATTGACAGTGGTGCCCGCTTCGATCGGGGGCGGCACGTCCTTCTTTTTCGAATTCAGCACCAGGGAACCGGATTGATTGCCGTCGAGTTTGATCGTTCCGATCTGGGTCCCCGTCACGAACACCGCGAGTACCGTGCCGGGAGGGAGTGGCACGTTCGCGACTTCGATCGTGGTGATCTCCTGATCGGGTCGCCGGGCTTCGTTACGAAAGGTGACGTAACGAGCAGATCCTGATGCGGCAAAGTGACCACGGCATCCGACGAGGGGAATGCGTGTGTCCGCTGCCGATGCGAAGTTGACGAATCCGACTGAGAGTGAAAAAAGAGCGGCAAAATAGATACGAAACTGCGAAAAACGAAGAGTCATAGGTGCCCCGAGAAGTGGGTAGTGAAGTGACGGACGAAGCATAAGAAGGAACTGTTTTGAATTCCATGAACTGACGGTCAGATTCTTAATAAAATCTGAAATCTGTCGCTTCGTCCGCTCTTCTCAACCACTACGCCTTCAATTGCAGCAGCTCTTTGTAGAGATGGTGTATGAACAGAGCGTTGTCGCACTGCAGGTACTGCATCGCTCCCCCCATTCGAGAATAGCTTTTGCAGAACCTCAGGTAATACGCGGGATTCGTCTTGGGTGGTTCGCCCTGAGTCCAGTCCCAGCCCCCGCCATCCTGAAGATCGACCACGTAAACCCGGTGTCCGGTCACAATCGATTTGCCCGACTGCAGCCGCAGGTTGTTGACGCAACTGAGACTCTTTTCAAACACCTGAGGGCCCATAATGGCGGAACCGACCGACAGTACGACGCCGCCGTCCAGTTGGTCCACCGAACCCCCAAACAGCTTGAAGTCCCGTTCTGCGCCGCGACCAATCGCCGCTCCGTTGAAGACGGGATGATTCGAGATAATGTCGTAGCCGATTCCCGGGTGGATCGTCACGGGGATCCCATGGCGGTAAGCCTGAGCAAGAATCGAAGCGTACTTCCAGCGGTGTTCGACGGTCACACGTCCAGTGGCCCATCCCTGCTGCTGAATCGCCTGCAGCAGGTCGGCCCGGGCTGGTGTGAGCGGGTCGGACGGTGACGCAACAATCGCATCCGTCAGTGCCTGAACCGTCGGCAGGGTCACCCCGTCTTCATGGATCAGTCGACCGAGCGCCTGTCCATACCCCAACCCGTCCAGGGCTCCCGCCATGATGGCCAGATGAATGTTGGTCGCTGTTTCGTGCCAGGTGCCAAAGGTACCGGTCCCGACGTTCATCTCGACACTTTCGGTCGAAGCACCGAACCAGGCATATTCCCAGTCGTGGATTGTCCCCGCCCCGTTCGTGGCCAGATGTGTCAGCCACTTCTGTTCCATCATCCGTTCCAGAATCTTTGCGGTACCGTTCCGGAGCAGGTGAGCTCCATAGATCAGCATCACCGCCGCGTCCCGCTTGCGTGCGGCGAGTAAGCTCTGGGCACAGTCCTTGATCAAGGGGACGAGGCGTTCTGGGCAGGGTCGGGGTTCGGAATCGGGGTCAATCAGGATCTCATCGGCACGGGTCAGGCTATGCCGCTCCGACAGTGGAAACACTTTCAGTTTACTGAGATCAAGTGGTTTGACGGACATGGGACTACTTCTTGAATGACTGATCGCTGTCATACACGAACCAGACGCGGGGACGTGCTGTAAAGCCGAAGTTCGGTGTTGCAGGCGGGGTTTTACTGAACCGACGAAGTCAACGTAAGGGCGCACCCCAATCAAGCCGTACCCGCTTCATTCCGTTGACCCTCCGGTCGATCTTGATCGACAAGTCGTTTCCGTTTCGTACGGTTAATGTTTCACCGTGCGAAACGGAGCTGCGGCGCGGGCCCGGTGACACTCATCGTCGCACCGGGCCCGCCGAGTCTGAAAGGTTTGCCGCTGATTTCAGAGCATTGCAGCGGCAGTGAATCTTCATCAATCCCGGCAGACGGCCATGGCTTCGATTTCGATGAGCAGGTCTTCGAATGCAAAACCGGATACGCGGATCGCTGTCACGGCAGGGCCAGGCTCGGGATAGAACTCCTTCTGGATCTCGGCGATGGTTTTGCGAGTCTCTTCCACTTGAGCCCAGTCGCCGGGGGCGTAGTAATAGATGTAGAGCTTGGCAACGTCGGATTCGTCCAGGCCCCCTTCTGCAAGCACATTATGGATGAACTGGAAGACATTGCGAGTTTGCGTTGCCATATCCTTGCCGACCGCCTTCGCCCGATTGTCGGCCGAAATCTGTCCACCGATGAAGGCGAGATTCCCGATCTTCCACCCCTGTGTGAATTGTGTATTGGGGATGCTCCAGTCCCAGTGGTTATCTGGCTGCAGCCGCTGTTTTTCTTCGCCCAGAACGCCGATCCCTTCGACCTGAATCAGTTCCTTTGACTGAGGAAACCCGGTGATCCGCAGTCCGGCTCCGGCGGCCGAGGGCACCGACATATATCGCCGTCGGACGTTTGTCATCTTTTCCCAATAGTCCGTGACCTGGCGTCCTTCGCCGAAGAAGCGGAAGTAGGTGTTCTGGCGCATCAGGCTGTGCCGATCGCCTCCCGCCAGCCTGAGCATCGTGTCCAGATTGCGGAAAACTTCGTCTGTCTGGATCTCGATATCGCCATCCCCCAGGATCTCTCCCCGGTCGTTGAGCGACCGCTGTCCGCTGACAAAGATCATGTCGCCGACCTTCCACCCCTGAGAAAACGGCAGTTTCTTTTCCCAGTTCCAGTGGCCAGCGGGCGTCAGTCGTTCCTTCTCGGCACCAACGACCGCCCAGGCGTCGACCAGAATCAAAGCCCCCTCACGATCGAGGTTCACACGGATTTCCGTCGTCGTCGGGCCGGGGTCTTTGAAGTAAGGGATGCGGACTTCGTCAATGTCGGCCAGGCACTGTGCCACCGCCGCGTCATCACCTTCGCAGAAGAAGTAGATGTTATGTTTGACGACATCGTCCATGGTCGCCCCGGCCAGGGCCAGGGCTTTCTTCATTGCTTCGAAGGCATTCCGTGTCTGCGTCTTGATATCGTTCCCGACGACCTCGCCCTGGTCATTCAGCGACATCTGGCCACCCACGAAAATCAGGTTGCCCGCTTTCACCGCCTGTGTATCGTTGCTGCTGCTGGTGCCGGAAAACGAGTAGAATTCTTTGCCCACGGAAGTTCCCTCAGAAGTGAATAGAGTCGCCCGGATTGGTTCCCATTCCCGCAGCAGAGGGCCCGATATACGGACACAGGAAATGCCGCACGTGAAATGTTCGCAGGATGAGAACTCGCGCAGCAGATTTTCTCAATCGTAACTGACAGGAAATCTGAGTTTGCGCAGCAGATCCCTCTTTCCGTTATCCGAAGCGACGCTCAAATTCGACACGGTGCTCAGCCGGGAAATAACTCGCGGGGGCCGTATCCCGAAAGGAGCGTATCCTGAAACGAGAGAGTGCAGATTGCCCGGCGCCCGCGCGCTACCTTTGAGGTCATGTGGGCGCAGGAGCATTCGTGGTCGGTGATGGAGAACTCAAGTTCCGCAGAACGTACGATAACCACGTTCGTCGGGTGAAGGTTCCCGGTACTTCTCGTTTTCCGGACTGAGTTCGAACGGTTTCTCCAGCACGGCCAATAAACGGTGCAGTACCGAGAAATCGTTTTGATCTTCAGCGGCGGCGAGTGCCTCTTCGACCCGGTGATTGCGGGGGATCACAGCGGGGTTCGCGGATCGCATCTGTTTCACGACGTTATCTCGCGGGCGGTACTCCTGCTGCAGTCGCTGCTGCCAGCGGGTGTGCCATTCCTGGAATTCGGCTTGGTCGAACAGCGGGTTCGCGGGAAGTTCGTTGTTCGAGAGATCACGGAATGTGTTTGTGAAATCGGCCTGCGCAGACTGCATCCAACTGAGCAGTGACTGGACAAGTTCAGCATCGGACGGGTCGGACGATTGTAAACCGAGTTTCGC is from Schlesneria sp. DSM 10557 and encodes:
- a CDS encoding SHOCT domain-containing protein; translated protein: MTQLTPEGQRTVQELSDRHGFSPDAVTEMLLALRNGNGSMAQFSHSEFGGSGQWMRGGMIMIGDLFNNGLKSRVDALCVDIANLLTNEPGLVGSGSFQHQSQSGGDHPSYQSQSANTSPADHVVPGDSRLFRADPSSNWWPAELGSPTASGSQNQMRYAYFANPRRLAVDAGGEVWVYDTQDHQIGGFAQQQGGDPSISFTSQYGKVNLATLPVISRNGQTVGASQATTRSTAGTNEALAPGSGAPTDIYQAIEKLAALKESGILTPEEFTTKKAELLARL
- a CDS encoding RidA family protein, with the protein product MGKEFYSFSGTSSSNDTQAVKAGNLIFVGGQMSLNDQGEVVGNDIKTQTRNAFEAMKKALALAGATMDDVVKHNIYFFCEGDDAAVAQCLADIDEVRIPYFKDPGPTTTEIRVNLDREGALILVDAWAVVGAEKERLTPAGHWNWEKKLPFSQGWKVGDMIFVSGQRSLNDRGEILGDGDIEIQTDEVFRNLDTMLRLAGGDRHSLMRQNTYFRFFGEGRQVTDYWEKMTNVRRRYMSVPSAAGAGLRITGFPQSKELIQVEGIGVLGEEKQRLQPDNHWDWSIPNTQFTQGWKIGNLAFIGGQISADNRAKAVGKDMATQTRNVFQFIHNVLAEGGLDESDVAKLYIYYYAPGDWAQVEETRKTIAEIQKEFYPEPGPAVTAIRVSGFAFEDLLIEIEAMAVCRD